Proteins from a genomic interval of Pseudomonas paeninsulae:
- a CDS encoding efflux RND transporter periplasmic adaptor subunit: MFFVPHLALALGALAYGALAPMTQAAEAPPAPEVLVETVKVGPLPLELEYSARTAGFREVQVRAQVSGILQERTYLEGSAVKQGQLMFRIDPRTYQAALARAKGALAQEQARFRQTERDLKRTRELQKKGYASESELDNAISNFEQSKANIQAAEAEVQSKQIDLDYTTVKAPISGITSRETVSEGSLMVAGDPNASLLTNITQLDPIFVNFAAPDTDIAVVRSGLKSGALTLPEDQHMSVEIKFGDGSVYPLAGKVDFTGSLIDRSTSTVSARAVVPNPEQKLLPGQFVRVVVKGITLPGAITVPERAVAQGPRGTFVYVVDAQSIARTRQVSTGRTANGRWVIESGISAGDRVIVEGLPKVRPDTPVKVADPSDSSAKQS, translated from the coding sequence ATGTTTTTTGTCCCTCACCTCGCGCTTGCTCTTGGGGCGTTAGCCTATGGCGCGCTGGCGCCCATGACCCAGGCCGCTGAGGCTCCCCCCGCACCTGAAGTGCTGGTGGAGACCGTCAAGGTTGGCCCGCTGCCGCTGGAGCTGGAGTACTCGGCGCGCACCGCGGGCTTTCGTGAGGTACAGGTGCGTGCCCAGGTCAGTGGCATCCTGCAGGAGCGCACCTACCTGGAGGGCAGTGCGGTCAAGCAGGGCCAGTTGATGTTCCGCATCGACCCACGCACCTACCAGGCCGCCCTGGCTCGGGCCAAGGGCGCACTGGCCCAGGAACAGGCGCGTTTTCGGCAGACCGAACGCGACCTCAAGCGTACCCGCGAGCTGCAGAAGAAGGGCTACGCCAGCGAGAGCGAATTGGACAACGCCATCTCCAACTTCGAGCAGAGCAAGGCCAACATCCAGGCCGCCGAGGCCGAGGTGCAATCCAAGCAGATCGATCTCGATTACACCACGGTGAAAGCGCCAATCTCGGGGATCACCAGCCGCGAAACCGTTTCCGAGGGTAGCCTGATGGTCGCGGGCGATCCGAACGCCAGCTTGCTGACCAACATCACCCAGCTCGATCCTATTTTCGTCAATTTCGCCGCCCCGGACACCGATATTGCGGTTGTGCGCAGCGGTTTGAAAAGTGGCGCGCTGACCCTGCCTGAAGACCAACACATGAGCGTCGAAATCAAGTTCGGCGATGGCTCGGTCTATCCATTGGCAGGCAAGGTGGACTTCACCGGTAGCCTGATCGACCGCAGCACCAGTACCGTCAGTGCTCGCGCCGTGGTGCCCAACCCGGAACAGAAGCTGCTCCCCGGCCAGTTCGTGCGAGTCGTGGTCAAGGGCATCACCTTGCCCGGCGCCATCACCGTGCCGGAGCGCGCGGTTGCGCAAGGCCCGCGCGGTACCTTCGTGTACGTGGTCGACGCTCAGAGCATCGCCCGCACCCGCCAGGTCAGCACCGGGCGCACCGCCAATGGTCGCTGGGTGATCGAGTCCGGCATCAGCGCCGGTGACCGGGTGATCGTCGAGGGGTTGCCCAAGGTGCGCCCGGATACGCCGGTCAAGGTCGCCGATCCCAGCGACTCATCCGCCAAGCAGTCCTAA
- a CDS encoding TetR family transcriptional regulator, protein MRRTKEQAEQTRGAILAAAETLFLEKGVAHSSLEHIARHAGVTRGAVYWHFENKAHLFHELLSQVRLPPEQMAMRLSACAGRDPLLALRELCIEAIENLARDPQKQRIFTILLRRCEFTDELREAEQRHAAFINQFIALCEQQFDQPGVKPRLQPGMSPRLAARTLHAMIIGLFSDWLRDPTLFDPLSDSAPMIDACFRGLVRDWQQG, encoded by the coding sequence ATGCGCAGAACCAAAGAACAAGCCGAACAGACCCGCGGCGCCATCCTGGCCGCCGCCGAGACACTGTTTCTGGAAAAAGGTGTGGCCCACTCCAGCCTGGAGCATATCGCCCGCCACGCCGGAGTCACCCGTGGGGCGGTGTATTGGCATTTCGAGAACAAGGCTCACCTGTTTCACGAGCTGCTCAGCCAGGTGCGCCTGCCACCCGAGCAAATGGCCATGCGCCTGAGCGCCTGCGCCGGGCGCGATCCCCTGCTGGCGTTGCGCGAACTGTGTATCGAGGCCATCGAAAACCTCGCCCGCGACCCGCAGAAGCAGCGCATCTTCACCATCCTCCTGCGCCGCTGCGAATTCACCGACGAGCTGCGTGAGGCCGAGCAGCGCCACGCCGCCTTTATCAATCAGTTCATCGCCCTGTGCGAACAGCAGTTCGACCAGCCCGGCGTCAAACCGCGCCTGCAGCCTGGCATGAGCCCACGCCTGGCGGCCCGCACACTGCACGCGATGATCATCGGCCTGTTCAGCGACTGGCTGCGCGACCCGACACTGTTCGACCCGTTGAGCGACAGCGCACCGATGATCGACGCCTGCTTTCGCGGCCTGGTGCGCGATTGGCAACAAGGATAG
- a CDS encoding heavy-metal-associated domain-containing protein — translation MQASKVHTFRIDGMTCEHCVKTITEALQARDPAADVKVKLQGGEARVVSSLSSDELIIAIAEAGYGAGLA, via the coding sequence ATGCAAGCATCAAAGGTTCACACATTCAGGATCGACGGCATGACATGCGAGCATTGCGTGAAGACGATTACCGAGGCCTTGCAGGCGCGTGATCCGGCTGCCGATGTAAAGGTGAAGTTACAAGGCGGTGAGGCGCGCGTGGTAAGCAGCCTGTCGAGCGATGAGCTGATCATTGCAATTGCCGAGGCGGGTTATGGGGCAGGCCTGGCGTAA
- a CDS encoding heavy metal translocating P-type ATPase translates to MSSLTTFDLPISGMTCASCAGRVERALRKVPNVTSATVNLANEQARIEAPVDSLEQLLAAVAGAGYEVPSERRELAISGMTCASCVGRVEHALAQLPGVLTASVNLATEHALLQVTAGLDPQSLLQAVAKAGYTATLLDGDTPAKPQAERHLQRERWALALALLLTAPLLIPMLAEPFGAHWMLPAWLQFALATPVQFILGARFYRAAWLALRAGAGNMDQLVALGTSAAYGLSLYQWAITPSGTMPHLYFEASAVIISLILLGKYLESRAKRQTTSAIRALQALRPDQALRLRDGVEQWVALSALTLGDQVVVKPGERFPVDGQVLQGQSHADEALISGESLPQPKQPGDKVTAGAINGEGRLLIETTALGAETVLATIIRLVEDAQAAKAPIQKLVDKVSRVFVPTVLLLALATLLGWLLFGATLQTALLNAVAVLVIACPCALGLATPTAIMAGTGVAARHGILIKDAEALEVAHGVTAVAFDKTGTLTSGTPRIAHMSALDGDTTSLLQLAGALQRGSEHPLARAVLDECTAQQLPLAEVVNSQALAGRGIAGQIGERQLALGNKRLLEEGWLQNQTLVAEALAWEAEGRTLSWLIEQAPTPQVLGLFAFGDTLKAGAAEAIAQLKAQGISSHLISGDNRGSVNAVAGALGIDAVHAEVLPADKAAIIGELKNNGVVAMVGDGINDAPALAAADVGIAMGSGTDVAMHAAGITLMRGDPRLVPAALDISRRTYNKIRQNLFWAFVYNLIGIPLAAAGLLNPMLAGAAMALSSLSVVSNALLLKTWKPKDHT, encoded by the coding sequence ATGTCCAGCCTGACCACTTTCGACCTGCCTATCAGCGGCATGACCTGTGCCAGTTGCGCCGGCCGCGTCGAGCGCGCCTTGCGCAAAGTACCCAACGTCACCAGCGCCACGGTCAACCTGGCCAACGAACAGGCGCGTATCGAGGCGCCAGTGGACAGCCTGGAGCAGTTGCTCGCCGCCGTCGCCGGCGCCGGCTATGAAGTGCCCAGCGAACGCCGGGAGCTGGCCATCAGCGGCATGACCTGCGCCAGTTGCGTCGGCCGCGTCGAGCACGCCCTGGCGCAACTGCCTGGCGTGCTCACGGCCAGCGTCAACCTGGCCACCGAACACGCGCTGCTGCAGGTCACGGCGGGGCTCGACCCACAAAGCCTGTTGCAGGCAGTCGCCAAAGCCGGCTACACGGCCACCCTGCTGGATGGCGACACGCCCGCCAAGCCCCAGGCCGAACGTCATTTGCAGCGCGAACGCTGGGCGCTGGCACTGGCCTTGCTGCTCACCGCGCCACTGCTGATCCCGATGCTGGCGGAGCCGTTTGGCGCCCACTGGATGCTGCCGGCCTGGCTCCAGTTCGCCCTGGCCACGCCGGTCCAGTTCATCCTCGGCGCGCGTTTTTACCGCGCCGCCTGGCTGGCCCTGCGCGCCGGTGCTGGCAACATGGATCAACTGGTCGCCCTGGGCACCAGCGCCGCCTATGGTCTGAGCCTCTATCAATGGGCGATCACCCCGAGCGGCACGATGCCGCACCTGTACTTCGAAGCCTCGGCGGTGATCATCAGCCTGATCCTGCTCGGAAAATACCTGGAAAGCCGCGCCAAACGGCAAACTACCAGCGCCATTCGTGCCCTGCAGGCATTGCGCCCGGATCAGGCGCTGCGTCTGCGCGATGGCGTCGAGCAGTGGGTGGCACTGAGCGCCCTGACCCTGGGCGATCAGGTGGTGGTCAAGCCCGGCGAGCGCTTCCCGGTCGACGGCCAGGTGTTGCAAGGCCAGAGCCATGCTGACGAAGCCTTGATCAGCGGCGAGAGCCTGCCGCAGCCCAAGCAGCCGGGTGACAAGGTCACCGCCGGGGCGATTAACGGCGAGGGCCGCCTATTGATCGAGACCACCGCCCTGGGAGCGGAAACCGTGCTGGCCACGATCATCCGCCTGGTCGAGGATGCCCAGGCGGCCAAGGCACCGATCCAGAAACTGGTGGATAAGGTCAGTCGGGTATTCGTGCCGACGGTGCTGCTGCTCGCCCTGGCCACCCTGTTGGGCTGGCTGCTGTTCGGCGCAACCCTGCAAACCGCGCTGCTCAATGCCGTCGCCGTGCTGGTGATCGCCTGCCCCTGCGCCCTCGGCCTGGCCACGCCAACGGCGATCATGGCCGGCACCGGAGTGGCCGCGCGCCACGGCATCCTGATCAAGGACGCCGAGGCGCTGGAAGTGGCCCATGGCGTCACGGCAGTGGCGTTCGACAAGACCGGCACCCTGACCTCTGGCACGCCACGAATCGCCCACATGAGCGCACTCGATGGCGACACCACCTCCCTGCTGCAACTGGCCGGCGCCCTGCAACGTGGCAGCGAACACCCGCTGGCCAGGGCCGTGCTGGATGAATGCACGGCCCAGCAGTTGCCGCTGGCCGAGGTGGTCAACAGCCAGGCCCTGGCCGGACGCGGGATTGCCGGGCAGATCGGCGAACGCCAGCTGGCCCTGGGCAACAAACGCCTGCTCGAGGAGGGCTGGCTGCAAAACCAGACCCTGGTCGCCGAGGCCCTGGCCTGGGAAGCCGAAGGCCGTACCCTGTCCTGGCTGATCGAACAGGCACCGACGCCCCAGGTGCTGGGGTTGTTTGCCTTCGGCGACACCCTCAAAGCCGGCGCCGCCGAGGCCATCGCCCAGCTCAAGGCGCAAGGCATCAGCAGCCACCTGATCAGCGGCGACAACCGCGGCAGCGTCAATGCAGTAGCCGGCGCTCTGGGCATCGACGCCGTGCATGCCGAGGTGTTGCCGGCAGACAAGGCGGCGATTATCGGCGAGCTGAAAAACAACGGGGTGGTGGCGATGGTCGGCGACGGCATCAACGATGCCCCGGCGCTGGCTGCCGCGGATGTCGGCATCGCCATGGGCAGCGGCACCGATGTGGCCATGCATGCCGCCGGCATCACCCTGATGCGCGGCGACCCGCGCCTGGTGCCGGCGGCGCTGGACATCAGCCGGCGCACCTACAACAAGATCAGGCAGAACCTGTTTTGGGCCTTCGTCTACAACCTGATCGGTATTCCCCTGGCCGCCGCCGGCCTGCTCAACCCGATGCTCGCCGGGGCCGCCATGGCCCTGTCCAGCCTCAGCGTGGTGAGCAATGCACTGCTGCTGAAGACCTGGAAACCCAAGGACCACACCTAG
- the cueR gene encoding Cu(I)-responsive transcriptional regulator — MNIGQAAQKTGLSAKMIRYYESIELLPAAGRSDSGYRQYGAQDLHRLAFIKRARDLGFSLAEVAQLLTLWQDRQRASADVKTLAAGHIAELNHKIAELSSLRDTLQDLMQHCQGNDRPDCPILKDLESGGSHR, encoded by the coding sequence ATGAATATCGGCCAAGCCGCACAGAAGACCGGCCTCAGCGCCAAGATGATCCGCTACTACGAGAGCATCGAACTGTTACCGGCCGCCGGGCGTAGCGACAGCGGCTATCGCCAGTACGGCGCGCAGGACCTGCATCGCCTAGCCTTTATCAAACGTGCGCGGGATCTGGGGTTTTCCCTGGCCGAGGTCGCCCAACTGCTGACCCTGTGGCAGGACCGCCAGCGCGCCAGCGCCGACGTCAAGACACTGGCCGCCGGGCATATCGCCGAACTCAACCACAAGATCGCCGAACTCAGCAGCCTGCGCGACACCTTGCAGGACCTGATGCAGCACTGCCAGGGCAATGACCGCCCCGACTGCCCGATCCTCAAGGACCTGGAGTCCGGCGGCAGCCATCGCTAA
- a CDS encoding HAD family hydrolase: MRLHAARHWVFDMDGTLTLAVHDFDAIKRSLDIPLADDILHHLAALPEDVAAAKYIWLLEHERELALSAEPAPGAIELVRALKDRDCRLGILTRNAHELALVTLQAIGLGDCFASGDILGRDEAPPKPHPGGLLHLAERWQVTPNELVMVGDYRFDLECARAAGACSVLVNLAQNPWPELTDHFALDCAVLQRSLVP; the protein is encoded by the coding sequence ATGAGGCTGCACGCGGCGCGTCACTGGGTGTTCGACATGGACGGCACCCTGACCCTGGCGGTGCATGACTTCGACGCGATCAAGCGGTCGCTGGACATCCCCCTGGCGGACGACATCCTCCATCACCTGGCGGCCTTGCCCGAGGACGTCGCGGCCGCCAAGTACATCTGGCTGCTGGAGCACGAGCGCGAGCTGGCGCTGAGCGCCGAGCCGGCGCCGGGGGCCATCGAGCTGGTTCGCGCCCTGAAAGATCGCGACTGCCGGCTCGGTATCCTCACGCGCAACGCCCATGAGCTGGCGCTGGTGACGCTGCAGGCGATCGGTCTGGGCGATTGCTTCGCCAGCGGCGACATTCTCGGCCGCGACGAGGCGCCGCCCAAGCCCCATCCCGGCGGTTTGCTGCACCTGGCTGAGCGCTGGCAGGTGACGCCGAATGAGCTGGTGATGGTCGGCGACTACCGCTTCGACCTGGAATGCGCCCGCGCCGCCGGTGCCTGCAGCGTACTGGTCAATCTGGCGCAGAATCCCTGGCCGGAATTGACCGATCACTTCGCCCTGGATTGCGCCGTGCTGCAGCGGTCGCTCGTACCCTAG
- the tesB gene encoding acyl-CoA thioesterase II, with the protein MSQVLDELVALLSLEAIEENLFRGVSQDLGFRQLFGGQVLGQCVSAASQTVEADRHVHSLHGYFLRPGDSALPVVYQVDRVRDGGSFSTRRVTAVQKGKPIFTCSASFQYDEDGFHHQNPMPDVPGPEGLKSETELARLVADSLPEGMRERALSDKPIEIRPVTVGNPFAPEPSEPVKYVWFRAAGELPDDPQLHKYLLGYASDFNLLTTSMLPHGVSVFQKFMQVASLDHSLWFHSNLRMDDWLLYAMDSPWAGNARGFSRGSIFNRQGQLVASVAQEGLTRIREDWK; encoded by the coding sequence ATGAGTCAGGTACTGGACGAATTGGTCGCCCTGTTGAGCCTGGAGGCCATCGAAGAGAACCTCTTTCGCGGTGTCAGTCAGGATCTTGGATTCCGTCAGCTGTTCGGCGGTCAGGTGCTCGGCCAGTGCGTGTCGGCGGCCAGCCAGACAGTCGAGGCGGATCGCCATGTGCACTCATTGCACGGTTACTTCCTGCGTCCTGGTGATTCCGCCCTGCCGGTGGTCTATCAAGTCGATCGGGTACGCGATGGCGGTAGCTTCAGCACCCGGCGGGTGACGGCGGTGCAGAAGGGCAAGCCGATCTTCACCTGCAGCGCCTCCTTCCAGTACGACGAAGACGGCTTTCACCATCAGAACCCGATGCCGGATGTGCCGGGGCCTGAAGGGTTGAAATCGGAAACCGAGCTGGCCCGACTGGTCGCCGACTCGTTGCCCGAAGGCATGCGTGAGCGCGCACTCAGCGACAAGCCGATCGAAATCCGCCCGGTGACGGTCGGCAATCCCTTCGCCCCCGAGCCGAGTGAACCGGTCAAGTATGTGTGGTTCCGCGCCGCCGGCGAGCTGCCGGACGACCCGCAGTTGCACAAGTACCTGCTCGGCTACGCCAGCGACTTCAACCTGCTGACCACCTCGATGCTGCCGCATGGCGTCTCGGTGTTCCAGAAATTCATGCAGGTGGCCAGCCTCGACCACTCGCTGTGGTTTCACAGCAACCTGCGCATGGACGACTGGCTGCTCTATGCCATGGACAGCCCCTGGGCCGGCAATGCCCGTGGCTTCTCGCGCGGGAGCATCTTCAATCGTCAGGGCCAGCTGGTCGCCTCGGTCGCCCAGGAAGGCCTGACCCGAATCCGTGAGGATTGGAAGTGA